One window of Theropithecus gelada isolate Dixy chromosome 4, Tgel_1.0, whole genome shotgun sequence genomic DNA carries:
- the TSTD3 gene encoding LOW QUALITY PROTEIN: thiosulfate sulfurtransferase/rhodanese-like domain-containing protein 3 (The sequence of the model RefSeq protein was modified relative to this genomic sequence to represent the inferred CDS: inserted 2 bases in 1 codon; substituted 1 base at 1 genomic stop codon) yields the protein MKIEKYGWSEGLKXIMGNHHNFYTAISNDVTYXMLIDVTETWGILEYRKIPGSINIPLDEVGEALQMNPRDFKEKYNEVKPSKSDHLVFSCLAGVRRKAALDTAVSLGFHRCVDEGKNGCINV from the exons atgaaaatagaaaagtatgGCTGGTCTGAAG gtttGAAGTAAATAATGGGAAACCACCACAATTTTTATACTGCTATTTCTAATGATGTCACCTA TATGTTAATTGATGTTACAGAGACATGGGGAATTCTGGAGTATCGAAAAATCCCTGGGTCTATCAATATACCAT tgGATGAGGTAGGTGAAGCTCTACAGATGAACCCAAGAGACTTCAAAGAGAAGTACAATGAAGTAAAGCCCTCCAAATCTGACCACCTAGTGTTTTCTTGTTTAGCCGGAGTGAGAAGGAAGGCGGCCCTGGACACAGCAGTATCTCTGGGCTTTCACAGGTGTgtagatgaaggaaaaaatggatGCATAAATGTATAA